The following are encoded in a window of Doryrhamphus excisus isolate RoL2022-K1 chromosome 16, RoL_Dexc_1.0, whole genome shotgun sequence genomic DNA:
- the LOC131104243 gene encoding F-box only protein 6-like, whose protein sequence is MGATLSSDMAASSRSQSSGPIMSSPLSKFPIPIEVLEEIFIKLPPDHVVQICRLVCRQWKDIADSQSLWRDRCRREGYHLRDVSKVPKDWRLFYFLCRKRRNLLKNPRAEDKMRGWQILENSGDLWKVEGVMVPHPNETVKKNFVTSYGMCRKSQLIDLETEGYNASFMDHFQPDIKISDWYAPRWDCGCQFKIQVELLNQKKRPIQIFSPEEIYFDQWSDPKWNQITHMFQNYGPGVRYIRFTHGGKDTQFWAGWYGIRLTDSCVEICPAVDT, encoded by the exons ATGGGTGCAACTCTGAGCTCTGATATGGCCGCCTCGAGTCGAAGTCAGTCTTCGGGTCCTATCATGTCCAGCCCGCTGTCTAAG TTCCCTATCCCCATAGAAGTCCTGGAGGAGATCTTCATTAAGCTCCCCCCAGATCATGTGGTTCAGATTTGTCGGTTAGTGTGTCGTCAGTGGAAAGACATTGCTGACAGCCAGTCTTTatggagagacagatgcagGAGAGAAGGCTACCACCTCCGTGATGTCTCCAAAGTACCCAAAGACTGGAGGTTATTTTACTTCTTGTGTAGGAAAAGACGGAATCTTCTGAAGAACCCAAGAGCAGAAG ATAAAATGAGGGGTTGGCAAATACTGGAGAATAGCGGCGACCTATGGAAAGTCGAGGGTGTCATGGTGCCCCATCCCAATGAAACGGTCAAGAAAAACTTTGTGACTTCATATGG CATGTGCAGGAAGTCCCAGCTGATTGACTTGGAGACGGAAGGTTATAACGCATCATTCATGGACCACTTCCAACCAGACATCAAAATATCAGATTG GTATGCTCCTCGCTGGGACTGTGGCTGTCAATTCAAGATTCAGGTGGAGCTCCTGAATCAAAAGAAGAGACCAATTCAGATCTTTTCCCCCGAGGAGATTTATTTTGACCAATGGAGCGACCCTAAATGGAATCAG ATAACACACATGTTTCAGAACTATGGTCCAGGAGTGAGATACATCCGCTTTACCCATGGAGGCAAGGACACGCAGTTCTGGGCTGGGTGGTATGGTATTCGCCTTACAGACAGTTGTGTTGAGATATGCCCTGCAGTGGACACATAG